In Gemmatimonadota bacterium, one genomic interval encodes:
- a CDS encoding DinB family protein, which produces MLVATSIRIRSIALAAASVAVIATPLSAQYLGGGTKTAEEAQLANLEQLSDKFLALAGAFPEEAWEWRPMEGVRSVHEVMSLIAAEGTLFPTAWGFDKPDWTADGGFGPELGRLAALSGEDVIAEIDRSFAHLIALARGLSEEDRAKEVNFFGLTVDVGTALTLMSNDMHEHLGQSIAYARMNRIVPPWSAPAGEGEAGEDG; this is translated from the coding sequence ATGCTCGTCGCCACCAGCATTCGAATCCGCTCGATCGCCCTCGCCGCCGCCAGCGTGGCGGTGATCGCCACGCCGCTCTCCGCACAGTATCTGGGCGGCGGGACCAAGACGGCCGAAGAGGCGCAACTCGCTAACCTCGAGCAGCTCAGCGACAAGTTCCTCGCGCTAGCCGGCGCGTTTCCCGAGGAGGCCTGGGAGTGGCGCCCGATGGAGGGCGTGCGCTCCGTCCACGAGGTGATGTCGCTGATCGCCGCCGAGGGCACCCTCTTCCCGACCGCGTGGGGGTTCGACAAGCCGGACTGGACCGCCGACGGCGGCTTCGGACCCGAGCTGGGTCGCCTGGCGGCGCTGTCCGGGGAGGACGTCATCGCGGAGATCGATCGTTCCTTCGCGCACCTGATCGCGCTGGCCCGAGGGCTCTCGGAGGAGGATCGTGCCAAGGAGGTGAACTTCTTCGGTCTGACGGTCGATGTCGGCACCGCGCTCACGCTCATGAGCAACGACATGCACGAGCACCTGGGGCAGTCGATCGCCTACGCGCGCATGAACCGGATCGTGCCTCCCTGGAGCGCGCCGGCAGGGGAGGGCGAGGCCGGAGAGGACGGCTGA